The following proteins come from a genomic window of Streptomyces sp. NBC_00539:
- a CDS encoding molybdopterin-dependent oxidoreductase, whose amino-acid sequence MVGLGAAGLLGAPVLQRALESALGAAADKDPTGLTGLLPNGGGFRYYSVASSVPERGPADYRLTVDGLVERPATYDLDALRRLPQTRVVRDVQCVTGWRVPGTAFEGVPVSRLLDAAGVRPQARAIRFSCFDGAYTESLTLPQARRDDVMVALRMQDEPLGHAHGGPARLYVAPMYFYKSAKWLSGITVTDEVEPGYWERLGYDVDAWVGRSNGRDDAPTV is encoded by the coding sequence ATGGTCGGGCTCGGCGCCGCCGGGCTGCTGGGTGCGCCCGTTCTGCAGCGCGCCCTGGAATCCGCACTCGGCGCGGCGGCCGACAAGGATCCGACGGGCCTCACGGGGCTGCTGCCGAACGGCGGCGGGTTCCGGTACTACTCGGTCGCCTCCTCGGTGCCCGAACGCGGTCCCGCCGACTACCGGCTGACCGTCGACGGCCTGGTCGAGCGCCCGGCCACGTACGATCTCGACGCGCTGCGGCGGCTCCCGCAGACCCGTGTGGTGCGGGACGTCCAGTGCGTCACCGGCTGGCGCGTACCGGGTACCGCCTTCGAGGGCGTCCCGGTGTCACGGCTGCTCGACGCCGCAGGCGTACGGCCGCAGGCGCGCGCCATCCGGTTCAGCTGCTTCGACGGCGCCTACACCGAGAGCCTCACCCTCCCCCAGGCGCGCCGGGACGACGTGATGGTGGCCTTGCGGATGCAGGACGAGCCGCTGGGCCACGCCCACGGCGGGCCGGCACGGCTGTACGTGGCCCCGATGTACTTCTACAAGTCCGCGAAGTGGCTCTCGGGCATCACCGTCACCGACGAGGTGGAACCCGGCTACTGGGAGCGGCTCGGCTATGACGTCGACGCGTGGGTCGGCCGATCGAACGGACGCGATGATGCCCCTACTGTCTGA
- a CDS encoding galactose-binding domain-containing protein has translation MVLGPTQGAAAADPGWWDPVARPAPDSAVNVTGEPFKGTDAQGNVRGFVDAHDHIMANEGFGGRLICGKAFSDLGVADALKDCPEHYPDGSLAVFDFITKGGDGKHDPTGWPTFKDWPAHDSLTHQQNYYAWIERAWRGGQRVLVNDLVTNGVICSVYFFKDRGCNEMDAIRLEAQKTYDMQAFIDKMYGGPGKGWFRIVTDSAQARDVVKQGKLAVVLGVETSEPFGCKQILDVAQCSKADVDRGLDELYRLGVRSMFLCHKFDNALCGVRFDGGALGTAINVGQFLSTGTFWQTEKCAGPQHDNPIGLAPAPQAQKELPPGVSVPSYAADAQCNTRGLTALGEYAVRGMMKRKMMLEVDHMSVKAAGQAFDILETESYPGVISSHSWMDLGWTERLYKLGGFAAQYMNGSEGFTAEAKRTQALREKYGVGYGYGTDMNGVGGWPGPRGANTPNPVTYPFRSTDGGSVIDRQTAGQRTWDLNTDGAAHYGLVPDWIEDIRIVGGQGIVDDLFRGAESYLRTWGASEHHQAGANLAAGAAATASASEWNPFTSYAPGRAVDGDRGTRWASGWSDDQWLSVDLGSSKLVKRVTLDWERAYGRAYRIETSADGTDWQTVWSTTTGDGGLDTALFAGVPARYVRIHGQGRGTQWGYSLNEVGVYSS, from the coding sequence ATGGTCCTCGGCCCCACCCAAGGGGCCGCCGCGGCCGACCCCGGCTGGTGGGACCCCGTAGCCCGGCCGGCGCCGGACTCCGCCGTCAACGTCACCGGCGAGCCCTTCAAGGGCACCGACGCGCAAGGCAACGTACGCGGCTTCGTCGACGCCCACGACCACATCATGGCGAACGAGGGCTTCGGCGGCCGCCTCATCTGCGGCAAGGCCTTCTCCGACCTCGGTGTCGCCGACGCCCTCAAGGACTGCCCCGAGCACTACCCCGACGGCTCGCTCGCCGTCTTCGACTTCATCACCAAGGGCGGCGACGGCAAGCACGACCCCACCGGCTGGCCCACTTTCAAGGACTGGCCCGCCCACGACTCCCTGACCCACCAGCAGAACTACTACGCCTGGATCGAACGCGCCTGGCGCGGCGGCCAGCGGGTGCTCGTCAACGACCTCGTCACCAACGGGGTCATCTGCTCGGTCTACTTCTTCAAGGACCGCGGCTGCAACGAGATGGACGCCATCCGCCTCGAAGCGCAGAAGACGTACGACATGCAGGCCTTCATCGACAAGATGTACGGCGGCCCCGGAAAGGGCTGGTTCCGCATCGTCACCGACTCCGCCCAGGCCCGTGACGTCGTCAAACAGGGCAAGCTCGCCGTCGTCCTCGGCGTCGAGACCTCCGAGCCGTTCGGCTGCAAGCAGATCCTCGACGTCGCCCAGTGCAGCAAGGCGGACGTCGACCGGGGCCTGGACGAGCTCTACCGCCTCGGCGTCCGCAGCATGTTCCTCTGCCACAAGTTCGACAACGCCCTCTGCGGCGTCCGCTTCGACGGAGGCGCCCTGGGCACGGCCATCAACGTCGGACAGTTCCTGTCGACGGGCACCTTCTGGCAGACCGAGAAGTGCGCCGGCCCGCAGCACGACAACCCCATCGGCCTGGCCCCGGCGCCGCAGGCGCAGAAGGAACTGCCGCCGGGCGTCAGCGTTCCGTCGTACGCGGCCGACGCCCAGTGCAACACCAGGGGCCTGACGGCACTCGGCGAGTACGCGGTGCGCGGCATGATGAAACGCAAGATGATGCTCGAAGTCGACCACATGAGCGTCAAGGCCGCCGGGCAGGCCTTCGACATCCTGGAGACCGAGTCCTACCCGGGCGTGATCTCCTCGCACAGCTGGATGGACCTCGGCTGGACCGAGCGGCTCTACAAGCTCGGAGGTTTCGCCGCCCAGTACATGAACGGCTCCGAGGGTTTCACCGCGGAGGCCAAGCGTACGCAGGCCCTGCGCGAGAAGTACGGCGTCGGCTACGGCTACGGCACCGACATGAACGGCGTCGGCGGCTGGCCCGGCCCGCGCGGCGCCAACACCCCGAACCCCGTCACCTACCCGTTCCGCAGCACCGACGGCGGTTCCGTCATCGACCGGCAGACCGCCGGACAGCGCACCTGGGACCTCAACACCGACGGAGCCGCGCACTACGGCCTGGTCCCGGACTGGATCGAGGACATCCGGATCGTCGGGGGACAGGGCATCGTGGACGACCTCTTCCGCGGCGCCGAATCGTATCTCCGCACGTGGGGCGCGTCCGAACACCACCAGGCCGGGGCCAACCTCGCCGCGGGTGCGGCGGCGACGGCCAGTGCCTCGGAGTGGAACCCGTTCACCAGCTACGCGCCCGGCCGGGCCGTCGACGGCGACCGGGGAACCCGCTGGGCCAGCGGCTGGAGCGACGACCAGTGGCTCAGCGTCGACCTCGGCTCCTCCAAGCTGGTCAAGCGCGTCACCCTGGACTGGGAACGCGCGTACGGCAGGGC